The following are encoded in a window of Desulforegulaceae bacterium genomic DNA:
- the uppP gene encoding undecaprenyl-diphosphatase UppP, whose product MDLFNSIVLGIIQGLTEFLPISSSGHLVIFQHILGIKEPEIFFDICLHVGTLGAILIFYFQRIIKLTASCFDFQGIKNNSNKDFTIVLMIIVGSIPTAAIGLLIKKYSEHIFSNIALTGFMLLITSSFLFASKFLKNSQKEQHSLSNPLKKALIIGTVQGFAVFPGISRSGSTIVSGLFLGLDKKFAAEFSFLLSVPAILGAQLLALKDVSPDYIAENLFFVIVGTLISFIIGYLALVFLIKVLTKGKFYYFAPYCLMASATCFVLAYI is encoded by the coding sequence ATGGATCTATTTAATTCTATTGTTCTGGGAATAATCCAGGGCCTGACAGAATTTCTCCCAATCAGCAGCTCAGGTCATCTTGTAATTTTTCAGCATATTCTAGGCATCAAAGAACCTGAAATTTTTTTTGATATCTGCCTTCATGTTGGAACCCTTGGTGCAATTTTAATTTTTTATTTCCAAAGAATCATAAAGCTGACAGCCTCATGTTTTGACTTCCAGGGAATAAAAAACAATTCAAACAAAGATTTTACAATTGTACTCATGATAATAGTCGGAAGCATACCCACTGCTGCAATAGGCCTTTTAATAAAAAAATATTCAGAACATATTTTTTCAAATATAGCTCTTACAGGATTTATGCTTCTTATTACCTCATCATTTCTTTTTGCATCAAAATTTTTAAAGAATTCTCAAAAAGAACAACACAGCCTTTCAAATCCCCTTAAAAAAGCTTTAATTATTGGGACTGTTCAAGGTTTTGCTGTTTTCCCAGGAATTTCAAGATCAGGTTCCACCATTGTTTCAGGACTTTTTTTAGGACTTGACAAAAAATTTGCAGCAGAATTTTCATTTTTGCTTTCTGTTCCTGCAATTCTTGGAGCACAGCTTCTAGCCTTAAAAGATGTTTCCCCAGACTATATTGCAGAAAATCTTTTCTTTGTGATTGTAGGGACTTTAATATCTTTTATCATAGGATACTTAGCTCTTGTTTTTTTAATAAAAGTATTAACTAAAGGAAAATTCTATTATTTTGCACCGTATTGTTTAATGGCTTCAGCAACTTGCTTTGTACTTGCTTATATTTAA